The proteins below come from a single Methyloprofundus sedimenti genomic window:
- a CDS encoding ZIP family metal transporter, whose amino-acid sequence MNLLFLIIFFTALGGVLSVLVASVFLLLSDKTRAIVLPHGVSFATGALLAVAFWGLIPHAFEEVGTEQVQTLSGSIMLGLLLFFMLEKLLIWRHCHSGTCEVHGEIDEHVHDHSHSHGSHKSAGTMIIIGDGIHNFVDGVLIAAAFLTNVQLGIVTSLAVAAHEIPQEVGDFAILLHSGYSKTKALFYNVLASLTTVIGGILAYYSLDGLQENLPYFLAMAASSFIYIAVSDLIPTLHKKTDIKSSLQQIALIFAGVGLIIVLNGFAHDIQLS is encoded by the coding sequence ATGAATTTACTATTTTTAATTATTTTTTTTACTGCCCTAGGTGGCGTATTAAGCGTTTTAGTCGCATCTGTGTTTTTATTATTGTCTGACAAGACACGTGCAATAGTATTGCCGCATGGGGTTAGTTTTGCTACTGGCGCTTTATTGGCCGTTGCCTTTTGGGGTTTGATTCCACATGCCTTTGAGGAAGTTGGAACAGAACAGGTACAGACCTTATCCGGTTCAATTATGCTGGGCCTATTATTATTTTTCATGCTGGAAAAGCTGTTAATCTGGCGACATTGTCATTCCGGGACTTGTGAAGTTCATGGGGAGATTGATGAACATGTCCATGATCATAGCCATTCTCATGGCTCTCACAAGTCTGCAGGAACAATGATTATTATCGGTGATGGTATCCATAATTTTGTTGATGGAGTATTGATAGCAGCTGCATTTTTAACTAACGTACAATTAGGTATTGTTACCAGTTTAGCAGTTGCCGCACATGAAATTCCTCAAGAAGTAGGCGATTTTGCCATTTTGTTACACAGTGGATATTCTAAAACAAAAGCATTGTTTTATAATGTTCTGGCAAGTTTAACGACAGTTATTGGCGGGATTTTAGCTTATTATAGTTTAGATGGATTACAGGAGAACCTGCCTTATTTTCTAGCAATGGCAGCATCAAGTTTTATTTATATTGCTGTCTCTGATTTAATTCCAACGCTACATAAAAAAACGGATATCAAATCTTCACTGCAACAAATAGCTTTAATTTTTGCTGGAGTAGGGTTGATCATTGTATTAAATGGTTTTGCTCACGATATTCAACTATCCTGA
- a CDS encoding response regulator, with amino-acid sequence MNILLIEDDEVLADGLRHTLNNSGYTVTAVSKGMYAKQLLQAQGFDLIILDLGLPDIDGMQLLKSLRKMQISLPILILTARDSMNERVEGISQGADDYMTKPFDLKELEARLNALVRRCYGGFSNFIEVGPLQLDTSCGQIKVNDELLSISAREMAVLELLMLQHGKVVSKDRIAQQLSTSGDTLADNAIEIYIHRVRKHVAPYDVSIRTIRGLGYLLEDRPADKKDE; translated from the coding sequence ATGAATATTTTATTAATTGAAGATGATGAAGTGTTGGCAGATGGACTCCGGCACACACTTAACAATAGCGGTTATACGGTAACGGCTGTTTCTAAAGGCATGTATGCTAAACAACTGTTGCAGGCACAGGGCTTCGATTTGATTATTCTGGACCTGGGTCTGCCCGATATAGATGGGATGCAACTGTTAAAATCATTGCGAAAAATGCAAATATCCTTACCCATTCTGATTTTAACGGCCAGAGACAGTATGAATGAGCGTGTTGAAGGCATAAGCCAGGGTGCGGACGACTATATGACCAAACCCTTTGACCTGAAAGAACTGGAAGCCAGGTTAAATGCCCTGGTCCGGCGCTGTTATGGCGGGTTCAGTAATTTTATAGAAGTTGGCCCTTTGCAGCTGGACACGAGCTGTGGACAAATCAAAGTTAATGATGAACTGCTTTCCATTTCTGCCCGGGAAATGGCTGTGCTGGAATTATTGATGTTGCAACATGGAAAGGTTGTGAGTAAAGATCGCATTGCACAGCAACTTTCCACCTCCGGTGACACGCTTGCAGATAATGCTATTGAAATTTATATCCACCGCGTTAGAAAGCATGTCGCACCATACGATGTTTCGATTAGAACGATCCGGGGACTAGGTTATCTACTTGAGGACCGGCCTGCGGATAAAAAAGATGAATAA
- the rluD gene encoding 23S rRNA pseudouridine(1911/1915/1917) synthase RluD, translating into MAILTADVPLELAGKRLDQVLVEIFPDYSRNKLQTWVKAGRVTVDSEQLKAKDRLVGGEELILDAEAEEVTEYLAENIPLDIIYEDEDILIVNKPAGFVVHPGAGNWSGTLQNALLFHLPDAVTIPRSGIVHRIDKDTSGLLMVAKTLAAHHSLVEQLQAREIHREYLAITIGRMTGGGTLNEPIGRHPTERMKFAVRDNGKPAVTHYRVLERFLRNTLLQVKLETGRTHQIRVHMAHLRLPLVGDPMYSGRFQMPKDCGQELEKVLRSFKRQALHAEKLGLIHPRTGEYCEWQLPVPPDMQELLTALRANDTLDHS; encoded by the coding sequence ATGGCAATTTTAACAGCCGATGTACCTTTAGAATTAGCGGGAAAGCGATTAGACCAGGTTTTGGTGGAAATTTTCCCTGATTATTCGCGCAATAAATTACAAACCTGGGTTAAAGCGGGTCGCGTAACGGTTGATTCCGAACAGCTAAAAGCAAAGGATCGCCTGGTCGGTGGTGAAGAACTGATATTAGATGCAGAAGCAGAAGAAGTCACCGAATACCTGGCGGAAAATATACCTCTGGATATTATTTATGAAGATGAGGATATTTTAATTGTTAATAAACCAGCCGGTTTTGTTGTTCACCCCGGAGCAGGTAACTGGAGCGGTACGTTACAAAATGCCTTACTCTTTCATTTACCCGATGCGGTCACTATTCCGCGTTCTGGAATAGTACACCGTATTGATAAAGATACCAGTGGCTTATTGATGGTCGCAAAAACCCTGGCAGCGCATCACAGCCTGGTAGAGCAGCTACAGGCAAGAGAAATTCATCGTGAATACCTGGCAATTACCATAGGCCGTATGACCGGTGGAGGAACTCTCAATGAGCCTATTGGAAGGCATCCTACCGAGCGCATGAAATTTGCAGTCAGAGATAATGGCAAGCCTGCAGTTACACATTACCGGGTTCTTGAGCGGTTTTTACGTAACACTTTACTACAGGTCAAACTGGAAACCGGACGAACCCATCAGATCAGGGTACATATGGCACATTTGCGCCTACCTCTGGTTGGAGACCCTATGTACAGTGGCCGGTTTCAAATGCCAAAGGATTGCGGTCAAGAATTAGAAAAAGTATTACGTAGTTTTAAACGGCAAGCCTTGCACGCTGAAAAGCTAGGCTTAATACACCCACGTACTGGTGAATATTGCGAATGGCAATTGCCTGTACCTCCTGATATGCAAGAATTGTTAACAGCATTGAGAGCAAATGACACATTGGATCACTCCTGA
- a CDS encoding sensor histidine kinase N-terminal domain-containing protein, which translates to MNNFSSLKSTIVFRMIIPIMVFIILIECAFSYLVTLHNVNETYDRWLLNSARSLEQEVNVIDQKISVKLSGSALKIFKWDDVGSTYFNIQTESGNILVGDLPLMDKPGQANGQARLFSNILLNGEKLRMVSLNVSAGLPEAVFINVAETLDRRSERFIEMLITDLAPQLFLTLIIGALLYKGVDRVLKPLHKLTDYIAQRSPSDLSPIPDDDVFDEVVALTDTINYLFEKLSNSIASQQRFISNAAHQLRTPLAGLKLQAERAQREQNIETMRPALKQIQNSADNVSHLISQLLVLARSDQIEGRHSFHRLDLLDLTKNICMEWVPKALEKEISLSFESLEKDVFVQADPILLTELLANLLDNGISYGHQQGNILVKIVKQPTPCLILEDDGPGINESECQKVFERFYRIPGTSGKGCGLGLAIVKEIADLHLIDLKIGKSDMGGVQFALNFRQINFD; encoded by the coding sequence ATGAATAACTTTTCCAGCCTGAAATCCACCATTGTTTTTCGCATGATCATTCCGATCATGGTTTTTATCATACTTATCGAGTGTGCATTCTCCTATTTAGTGACGTTACATAATGTCAACGAAACCTATGATCGTTGGCTGTTGAATTCTGCCCGTTCTCTGGAGCAGGAGGTGAACGTTATTGATCAAAAAATTTCAGTCAAATTATCGGGTAGTGCGTTAAAGATTTTTAAATGGGATGATGTTGGCTCCACCTACTTTAATATTCAGACAGAATCTGGAAATATTCTGGTTGGGGATTTGCCGTTAATGGATAAGCCCGGTCAGGCTAATGGACAAGCAAGATTATTCTCCAATATCCTGCTGAATGGTGAAAAGCTGAGGATGGTCTCATTGAATGTATCTGCAGGGCTACCCGAAGCGGTTTTCATTAATGTCGCTGAAACATTAGACAGGCGTAGTGAAAGGTTTATTGAAATGCTTATCACTGATTTGGCACCGCAACTGTTTTTAACTTTGATTATCGGTGCATTGCTTTATAAAGGCGTTGATCGAGTTTTGAAACCTTTGCATAAGCTCACTGATTATATTGCTCAACGCTCGCCAAGTGACTTAAGCCCTATACCTGATGATGATGTTTTTGATGAAGTGGTTGCCCTGACTGATACTATTAATTATTTATTTGAAAAACTGTCAAATTCCATTGCTTCGCAACAGAGGTTTATATCCAATGCTGCGCACCAGTTACGCACGCCATTAGCGGGTTTGAAATTGCAGGCTGAAAGAGCGCAAAGGGAGCAAAATATAGAAACCATGAGACCTGCGCTGAAACAAATACAAAATAGTGCCGACAACGTTTCTCATTTGATTAGTCAGCTGCTGGTTCTAGCTCGCTCAGACCAGATTGAAGGGCGACATTCTTTTCATCGTCTGGACTTGTTAGACCTGACTAAAAATATCTGTATGGAATGGGTGCCGAAAGCACTGGAAAAAGAGATTTCCTTAAGCTTTGAAAGTCTGGAAAAAGATGTTTTTGTTCAGGCCGACCCGATATTGTTAACGGAGCTATTAGCTAATTTACTCGACAATGGCATTAGTTATGGTCATCAGCAGGGCAATATACTGGTTAAAATCGTGAAGCAACCCACTCCTTGTTTAATTCTGGAAGACGATGGTCCCGGCATCAATGAATCAGAATGTCAAAAAGTGTTTGAACGCTTTTATCGAATTCCTGGAACTTCTGGTAAAGGCTGTGGCCTCGGACTTGCCATTGTTAAAGAAATTGCCGATTTACATTTGATTGATTTAAAAATAGGTAAATCGGACATGGGAGGCGTCCAGTTTGCTTTAAACTTCAGACAAATCAATTTTGATTGA
- a CDS encoding XdhC family protein gives MKLTPNILDLQLQLQKARQPYVLATVVEIVGSSSAKPAAKALIDQDGKLLTGWVGGGCAQAMITETALACLDSNEPKVVEVDLDDEIFGAGMPCGGHMRVYVEPVIPKPQLWLMGNGRIIETLCDFAETLGFEVIIDDPQAKDENFPWASRIITDDQHYQKLLPDRGDFVVIATHHKGDYESLTQALQSEACYIALVASRKRSDLVLKRLAEAGLSEISLTRIRAPAGLALGAKLPEEIALSIASEMIMLKRGGDGRPLSNSE, from the coding sequence ATGAAACTAACCCCGAATATCTTGGATCTGCAATTGCAATTGCAGAAGGCACGCCAGCCATACGTTTTGGCCACGGTGGTGGAAATCGTTGGTTCATCTTCGGCCAAACCCGCTGCCAAGGCGTTGATCGATCAGGATGGGAAATTATTGACAGGCTGGGTCGGTGGTGGATGTGCTCAGGCCATGATCACTGAAACTGCATTAGCATGTTTGGACAGCAATGAGCCTAAGGTGGTTGAAGTGGATTTGGACGATGAAATTTTTGGAGCGGGTATGCCTTGTGGCGGTCATATGCGAGTCTATGTTGAACCGGTAATTCCCAAACCTCAACTTTGGTTAATGGGGAACGGTCGTATCATCGAAACCCTTTGTGATTTTGCCGAGACTCTCGGATTCGAGGTGATTATCGATGATCCACAAGCCAAAGACGAGAACTTTCCTTGGGCTAGTCGTATCATTACTGATGATCAACACTATCAAAAATTGCTACCGGACAGGGGTGATTTTGTTGTTATTGCCACTCACCATAAAGGTGACTATGAGTCACTGACTCAAGCACTACAATCTGAGGCCTGTTATATCGCTTTGGTTGCCAGCCGTAAACGATCTGATTTGGTGTTAAAGCGTTTAGCTGAAGCAGGTTTATCCGAGATAAGTTTAACCAGAATCCGTGCTCCAGCCGGTTTAGCTTTGGGAGCTAAGCTGCCGGAAGAAATTGCCTTATCGATTGCCAGCGAAATGATTATGCTCAAACGAGGTGGTGACGGGCGACCATTGAGTAATTCTGAATAA
- a CDS encoding nucleotidyltransferase family protein yields MPRKPRFYLPGVPVHIVQRGNNRDPIFFDESDYTTYLGWLKKKHKKGSDPLKEVVGVLLAAGSGRRFGSDKLLHALPNGELMAVQACRNLLAGVDKVLAVVRPGNEVLVECLKAEGAVVEVCLAADQGMGASLAFGVGASASAFGWLIALADMPSIAPTSIVQVANALRTGELIAAPSYQGRRGHPVGFSSDLYRDLISLSGDIGAKSLLQSKKDQVYLVKCNDPGILMDIDQPDDLKLLNHK; encoded by the coding sequence ATGCCAAGAAAACCTCGTTTTTATTTACCAGGCGTGCCCGTTCATATCGTGCAACGCGGTAATAATCGTGACCCGATTTTCTTTGATGAAAGTGATTACACGACATACCTTGGTTGGCTAAAAAAGAAACATAAAAAGGGCTCTGACCCTTTAAAAGAGGTTGTTGGTGTTTTGCTTGCGGCCGGTTCCGGTAGGCGCTTTGGTTCGGATAAGTTATTGCATGCTTTGCCGAATGGTGAGTTAATGGCTGTGCAGGCTTGCCGTAATCTATTGGCGGGTGTGGATAAAGTGTTGGCGGTGGTTAGGCCGGGTAACGAGGTGTTGGTCGAGTGCTTAAAGGCCGAAGGTGCGGTTGTTGAAGTTTGTTTAGCTGCCGACCAGGGAATGGGAGCAAGTTTGGCTTTCGGTGTCGGCGCTTCTGCTTCAGCTTTTGGCTGGTTAATCGCTTTGGCTGATATGCCTTCGATTGCCCCCACCAGCATTGTTCAGGTTGCAAATGCGTTACGGACTGGTGAGCTGATTGCTGCGCCGAGCTACCAAGGTCGGCGAGGACATCCGGTAGGTTTTTCCAGTGACTTATATCGAGATTTGATCTCATTGAGTGGCGATATCGGTGCAAAATCATTGTTACAATCAAAAAAAGATCAGGTTTACCTGGTCAAATGTAATGACCCTGGCATACTGATGGATATCGATCAACCAGATGATTTAAAATTGCTAAACCATAAATAA
- a CDS encoding (2Fe-2S)-binding protein, with protein sequence MITLTINGIIRQIDIPLDTPLLWALRDTLGLTGTKFGCGISMCGACTVHADGEPIRACVTPISAVAGKQIVTIEAIDQDKTGKKVQQAWLKVNVPQCGYCQPGQIMSATALLKKNRSPSDADIDKAMRGNLCRCGTYPRIRAAIKEVAGTQEVKS encoded by the coding sequence ATGATCACTCTTACTATTAACGGCATTATCCGCCAAATCGATATTCCGTTAGATACCCCTTTGTTATGGGCTTTACGCGATACTTTGGGCTTGACCGGTACTAAGTTCGGTTGCGGTATCTCGATGTGCGGCGCTTGTACTGTGCATGCCGACGGCGAGCCGATCCGTGCCTGCGTAACGCCAATCTCTGCCGTTGCAGGTAAACAAATTGTGACGATCGAAGCGATAGATCAGGATAAAACAGGCAAAAAAGTGCAACAAGCCTGGCTTAAAGTCAATGTACCGCAATGTGGTTATTGTCAGCCTGGACAAATCATGTCGGCCACGGCTCTTCTTAAAAAAAACCGATCTCCTAGTGATGCTGATATCGACAAAGCCATGCGTGGTAATTTGTGTCGATGCGGGACTTATCCTCGTATTCGTGCCGCAATTAAAGAGGTTGCAGGTACTCAGGAGGTAAAATCATGA
- a CDS encoding outer membrane protein assembly factor BamD produces MPSFFHKLAFILCLSLFIQACSMFNKETKEDEYVGWTVEQFITASKQDLEDEKYKKAIVLLEQLDSRYPFGEHSAQTQLDLTYAYYKNGDAEAALASADRFIKTHPRNPDIDYAYYLKALVNFNRELGFFERFVPSDTTQRDTLFTQTSYLNFEELLRRFPNSQYVPDVKQRMIYLKNALARHELHIARFYMDREAYVAAANRSNYILQHYQGTPAVPYALEIQIKAYKILALQGLVDDSTEVYNYNYPDGPVLPEADSSDVVVVPFIWSLFAFDK; encoded by the coding sequence ATGCCATCATTTTTCCATAAATTAGCATTTATCCTCTGCTTGTCTCTGTTTATACAGGCTTGTAGTATGTTCAATAAAGAAACAAAAGAAGACGAATATGTGGGCTGGACAGTAGAGCAATTTATTACTGCAAGCAAGCAAGATCTGGAGGATGAAAAGTATAAAAAAGCGATTGTGCTATTAGAGCAACTCGACTCGCGTTATCCATTTGGCGAACATTCTGCGCAAACACAGCTGGATCTGACTTACGCCTATTACAAAAATGGTGATGCCGAGGCGGCTTTAGCTTCAGCTGATCGCTTTATTAAAACTCATCCACGTAATCCAGATATTGATTATGCCTATTATTTAAAGGCGCTGGTAAATTTTAATCGTGAACTCGGTTTTTTCGAGCGTTTTGTACCCTCAGATACAACCCAGCGCGATACATTATTTACCCAGACGTCTTATTTAAATTTTGAAGAGCTGTTGCGTCGCTTCCCGAATAGCCAATATGTACCTGATGTAAAACAACGCATGATTTATCTAAAAAATGCTTTGGCAAGACACGAGTTACATATTGCACGATTCTACATGGACAGGGAAGCCTATGTAGCAGCAGCAAATCGATCCAACTATATTCTACAGCATTATCAAGGCACGCCGGCAGTTCCTTATGCATTAGAAATTCAAATAAAGGCTTATAAAATTTTAGCTTTGCAAGGCCTGGTCGATGATAGTACTGAAGTTTATAACTACAACTATCCTGACGGCCCTGTCCTTCCTGAAGCTGATTCAAGTGATGTTGTTGTTGTGCCTTTTATCTGGAGTCTGTTTGCCTTTGATAAATAA
- a CDS encoding xanthine dehydrogenase family protein molybdopterin-binding subunit, with product MKKQTTYNDVSLNTADDDQTLSIVNVSRRTFLKDLALSGFVLAAGFPSLAKADETQPVVKGNKYGADAMPHGWVDDPLIFVAIDEYNTVTIICHRSEMGQGVRTSLPMVVADELDANWSHVKVEQAPGDEEKYGNQDTDGSRSMRHFFMPMRRVGAAARQMLETAAAAQWQVPVHDVKAEMQRIVHTASGRSLSYGELAVAAAKLPVPARETLRLKKPEQFRYIGKGKLNIYDGQDIVSGKGQYGIDTRIENMFYAVIARPLVLGGKVKSYDASEALKVPGVVRVVELPSSPLPADYHPLGGVAVIAADTWSAIQGRKALKIKWDNGPHASYDSMTYKAEMETAARKPGKVVRNNGDVDAAFQSADKHVVAEYYAPHLAQAPMEPPAATARIDKGHCRVWACTQGPQLAKDRVAKWLKLPADKVTVNVTLLGGGFGRKSMSDYVVEAALLSKAMKGKPVKLTWTREDDLQHSFFHTVSLERLEAGLDAQGKTVAWLHRTVAPSISATFSADSKHQMPSELGMGVINVPFAVANLRIENPEAESHTRIGWFRSVSNIPHAFAIQSFVAELATASDRDHKEFLLDLIGPPRRIDPRSLNDSWNQGESPEIYPVDTGRLRRVIETVTDKAGWGNNLPKGHGLGLAAHYSFVTYVAVVVHAVVDESGILTIPRVDIAVDCGPIVNPERIRSQLEGACIMGMTLAMQGEISFKDGAVIQDNFHTYPLLGIDDSPRDIRVHFLPTTDYDAPLGGIGEPAVSPIAPALCNAIFAATGERIRALRIRDKLRKD from the coding sequence ATGAAAAAGCAGACAACGTACAATGATGTATCACTCAATACAGCGGATGATGACCAGACACTGAGTATAGTCAATGTAAGCCGACGTACATTTTTAAAGGATTTGGCGCTATCAGGTTTTGTTCTGGCTGCTGGTTTTCCTTCGCTCGCTAAAGCAGATGAGACTCAGCCTGTTGTTAAGGGTAACAAATATGGTGCTGATGCGATGCCGCATGGCTGGGTCGATGATCCACTGATATTTGTTGCCATTGATGAATACAATACAGTCACCATTATTTGTCATCGTTCGGAAATGGGGCAAGGGGTACGCACGAGTTTGCCCATGGTAGTCGCTGATGAACTCGACGCCAACTGGTCGCATGTTAAAGTCGAGCAAGCGCCGGGTGACGAGGAGAAATATGGCAATCAGGATACTGATGGTTCGCGCAGTATGCGGCATTTTTTTATGCCGATGCGGCGAGTCGGTGCGGCCGCCCGACAAATGCTGGAAACGGCTGCTGCAGCACAGTGGCAGGTGCCGGTACATGACGTGAAAGCTGAAATGCAGCGCATTGTACATACTGCAAGTGGGAGAAGTTTGAGTTACGGTGAGCTTGCAGTTGCAGCTGCAAAGTTGCCGGTACCGGCCCGCGAAACATTAAGACTGAAAAAGCCTGAACAATTTCGTTATATTGGTAAGGGCAAATTGAATATCTATGACGGTCAAGATATTGTCTCAGGAAAAGGTCAATACGGTATCGATACACGCATTGAAAATATGTTTTATGCGGTGATTGCCCGTCCACTGGTTCTGGGTGGTAAGGTGAAAAGCTATGATGCCAGTGAAGCACTGAAAGTGCCTGGCGTGGTGCGTGTCGTCGAGTTACCAAGTAGCCCATTGCCGGCAGATTATCATCCGCTAGGTGGTGTGGCGGTCATTGCAGCTGATACCTGGTCAGCGATTCAGGGGCGTAAGGCTTTGAAAATCAAATGGGACAACGGTCCACATGCGAGCTACGATTCAATGACCTATAAAGCGGAAATGGAGACTGCAGCTCGAAAACCAGGAAAAGTGGTGCGTAATAATGGTGATGTCGATGCTGCATTTCAATCAGCAGACAAGCATGTTGTTGCTGAATATTATGCACCGCATTTAGCACAAGCCCCGATGGAGCCTCCTGCTGCCACTGCGCGTATTGATAAAGGACATTGCCGGGTATGGGCATGTACTCAGGGGCCTCAGTTAGCGAAAGATCGGGTAGCCAAGTGGCTGAAACTGCCTGCAGATAAGGTCACTGTAAACGTAACGTTATTAGGAGGGGGATTCGGTCGCAAGTCCATGTCGGATTATGTTGTTGAAGCGGCGTTGCTATCTAAAGCAATGAAAGGCAAGCCGGTTAAGTTAACCTGGACGCGAGAGGATGATTTGCAGCATTCTTTTTTTCATACCGTCTCGCTGGAACGGTTGGAAGCGGGTCTTGATGCTCAAGGAAAGACAGTAGCCTGGTTGCATAGAACTGTAGCACCCAGCATTTCGGCGACTTTTTCCGCCGACAGTAAACATCAAATGCCAAGCGAACTTGGTATGGGGGTGATCAACGTGCCGTTTGCAGTTGCCAATCTGCGTATCGAAAACCCAGAAGCCGAATCGCATACCCGTATCGGCTGGTTTCGTTCGGTATCCAATATTCCTCATGCCTTTGCGATACAATCGTTTGTTGCCGAGTTGGCTACAGCCTCTGACCGTGATCATAAAGAGTTTTTGCTGGATTTAATAGGTCCACCTCGTCGTATTGACCCGCGTAGCCTGAACGACAGCTGGAATCAGGGCGAATCCCCTGAAATTTATCCGGTAGATACTGGTCGCTTACGCCGGGTGATTGAAACGGTAACAGACAAAGCAGGTTGGGGTAATAATTTACCTAAAGGACACGGGCTGGGCTTGGCTGCTCATTATAGTTTTGTTACTTATGTTGCTGTGGTTGTACATGCGGTGGTGGATGAATCGGGTATCTTAACGATTCCACGCGTCGATATCGCTGTCGATTGTGGTCCAATAGTTAATCCAGAACGTATCCGATCACAGTTGGAAGGTGCCTGTATTATGGGGATGACGCTGGCAATGCAGGGTGAAATCAGCTTTAAGGATGGCGCAGTCATACAGGATAATTTCCATACCTATCCGTTACTCGGAATTGATGATTCACCGCGCGATATCCGCGTACATTTTTTGCCTACAACTGACTATGATGCTCCGTTAGGAGGTATTGGCGAACCGGCTGTATCGCCTATTGCTCCGGCATTATGTAACGCTATTTTTGCCGCCACTGGAGAGCGTATCAGGGCGCTTCGAATCAGGGATAAGCTAAGAAAAGACTGA
- the pgeF gene encoding peptidoglycan editing factor PgeF: protein MTHWITPDWPVPDNIHSATTLRTGGVSQGEFSSLNPASHVNDLLHHVLENRQRIKNMLTLPAEPVWLQQTHSAQVVCADQVNKVSPEADASYTAKNNIVCTVLTADCLPLLLCEQQGRVIAAIHGGWRGLLNGIIESTLLKMPDTGVLAWLGPAIGAQCFEVGDDVRTAFINKSTQFASAFKDHSQGKYLADIYQIARILLNNAGVEQIYGGQYCTVSDKDQFFSYRRDGQTGRMASMIWKT, encoded by the coding sequence ATGACACATTGGATCACTCCTGACTGGCCCGTGCCTGACAATATTCACTCAGCAACAACGCTAAGAACAGGTGGGGTTAGTCAGGGCGAATTTAGCAGTTTAAATCCCGCAAGCCATGTTAATGATTTATTGCATCATGTATTAGAAAACCGGCAACGCATAAAAAATATGCTGACTTTACCTGCTGAACCTGTCTGGCTGCAGCAAACACATAGTGCACAAGTTGTTTGTGCCGATCAAGTGAACAAGGTCAGCCCGGAAGCCGATGCCAGCTATACCGCTAAAAACAATATTGTTTGTACAGTACTCACGGCCGATTGCTTGCCGTTGTTACTGTGTGAACAGCAAGGCAGGGTAATTGCTGCGATACATGGTGGCTGGCGCGGACTGTTAAATGGCATTATTGAAAGCACACTGCTTAAAATGCCTGATACTGGTGTTTTGGCATGGCTGGGCCCTGCCATTGGTGCGCAATGCTTTGAAGTAGGTGATGATGTGCGCACTGCCTTTATAAATAAATCGACGCAATTTGCCAGTGCGTTCAAAGATCATTCGCAAGGCAAATATTTAGCGGATATTTATCAAATTGCACGCATACTATTAAACAATGCTGGCGTAGAGCAAATTTATGGCGGCCAATACTGTACTGTAAGCGATAAAGATCAATTTTTTTCCTATCGACGCGATGGCCAGACAGGACGTATGGCAAGCATGATCTGGAAGACCTAG
- a CDS encoding transposase: MPRKPRFYLPGVPVHIVQRGNNRDPIFFDESDYTTYLGWLKEGLDKYHCQLHAYVLMTNHVHLLVTPVAENSVSRLVQYVGRRYVPYINHKYGRSGTLWEGRYKSSLVQEDSYLLTCMRYIELNPVRAGMVKNAIEYPWSSYAFNALGKPNELLEPHSIYHSLGINVNARMGAYAKLFLAHMADNITQEIRDAWQTGTPLANDRFKAEIERTLNKKVGYARRGRPVVEKT, encoded by the coding sequence ATGCCAAGAAAACCTCGTTTTTATTTACCAGGCGTGCCGGTTCATATCGTGCAACGCGGTAATAACCGTGACCCGATTTTCTTTGATGAAAGTGATTACACGACATACCTTGGCTGGCTAAAAGAGGGGTTGGACAAATATCATTGTCAGCTTCATGCCTATGTATTGATGACTAATCATGTGCATCTACTGGTTACGCCGGTTGCAGAGAATTCAGTGAGTCGATTAGTGCAATATGTTGGCCGAAGGTATGTCCCCTATATTAATCATAAGTATGGTCGTTCCGGGACATTATGGGAAGGACGTTATAAAAGCAGTCTTGTTCAGGAGGATTCTTATTTGCTGACTTGTATGCGCTATATAGAATTAAATCCGGTGCGTGCCGGGATGGTTAAAAATGCCATTGAATACCCTTGGTCGAGTTATGCGTTTAATGCGCTGGGCAAACCAAATGAGTTACTAGAGCCTCATTCGATTTACCATTCGCTGGGGATTAATGTTAACGCTCGAATGGGTGCATATGCTAAATTATTTTTAGCGCACATGGCGGATAATATTACCCAGGAAATAAGAGATGCATGGCAAACAGGCACGCCATTGGCAAATGATCGGTTCAAAGCTGAAATTGAGAGAACGCTGAATAAAAAAGTCGGTTATGCCAGAAGAGGGCGTCCCGTTGTTGAAAAAACATAA